One region of Emys orbicularis isolate rEmyOrb1 chromosome 4, rEmyOrb1.hap1, whole genome shotgun sequence genomic DNA includes:
- the FJX1 gene encoding four-jointed box protein 1, with protein sequence MKRPGRAGLGSLAALWLLVLGSLLGLWTGLQREQEQTAEQERRFPAGTAGRRLLQEQRGWERGSTGASAPDRRSTGQGESRAAQKTFRALLTLPAAGDRGEPLEGPEQPAEPGQSSQPEPRQRQNLEPGSRERLAQEAPADPASPVQGGIFWSRALEQQVPPGFGPEQTALWLETARAARVASLERGGCGRSSNRLARLSDGSRACVRYGINPEQIQGEALSYRLAELLGIQQRLPPMTLALVEARGRQWGQVRDELRGSHWAEGAVVSLTQWVDNLTDVVAPAPWRSEAGSGRRLQPLAAGELGGLTQSQLVELVQWTDLILFDYLTANFDRLVSNLFSLQWDPRVMHRATSNLHRAPNGGLVFIDNEAGLVHGYRLLSMWDKYNEPLLRSVCIFREATAQRVRDLHRLQNAASELLRLYRTHEPLSGRLGFLSEQQAQLLQGRIDFVHKHILHCKAMATSL encoded by the coding sequence aTGAagcggccgggccgggccgggctgggctccctggccgCGCTCTGGCTCCTGGTGCTGGGCTCGCTGCTGGGGCTCTGGACCGGCTTGCAGCGGGAGCAGGAGCAGACGGCGGAGCAGGAGCGGCGCTTCCCCGCGGGGACAGCCGGCCGGAGGCTGCTCCAGGAACAGCGGGGCTGGGAGCGCGGCAGCACCGGAGCTTCAGCTCCCGACCGCCGCTCGACAGGGCAGGGTGAGTCCCGCGCCGCCCAGAAAACTTTCCGAGCGCTGCTCACGCTGCCGGCCGCCGGGGACAGGGGCGAGCCCCTGGAGGGGCCGGAGCAGCCCGCGGAGCCCGGACAGAGctcgcagccggagccccggcaGAGGCAGAACTTGGAGCCTGGTTCCAGGGAGCGGCTGGCCCAGGAGGCTCCCGCGGACCCCGCCTCCCCCGTGCAAGGGGGTATCTTCTGGAGCCGAGCGCTGGAGCAGCAGGTGCCCCCGGGCTTCGGCCCCGAGCAGACGGCTTTGTGGTTGGAGACTGCCCGGGCGGCTCGCGTCGCCTCCCTGGAGCGGGGCGGGTGCGGTCGCAGCTCCAACCGGCTGGCTCGGCTGTCGGACGGGAGTCGCGCCTGCGTCCGCTACGGCATCAACCCGGAGCAGATCCAGGGCGAGGCGCTCTCCTACCGGCTGGCCGAGCTGCTGGGCATCCAGCAGCGCCTGCCGCCCATGACCTTGGCCCTGGTGGAAGCCCGCggcaggcagtgggggcaggTGCGGGACGAGCTGCGGGGCTCGCACTGGGCCGAGGGGGCGGTGGTCAGCCTCACCCAGTGGGTGGACAACTTGACCGACGTGGTGGCCCCCGCTCCCTGGAGATCGGAGGCGGGGTCGGGCAGGAGACTGCAGCCTCTGGCGGCTGGGGAGCTGGGCGGCCTCACCCAGTCCCAACTGGTGGAGCTGGTGCAGTGGACCGACCTGATTCTCTTTGACTATCTGACGGCCAACTTTGACCGGCTGGTCAGCAACCTCTTCAGCCTGCAGTGGGACCCCAGGGTGATGCACCGGGCCACCAGCAACCTACACAGGGCACCCAACGGGGGCCTCGTCTTCATAGACAACGAGGCGGGCCTGGTGCACGGCTACAGGCTCCTCTCCATGTGGGACAAGTACAACGAGCCCTTGCTCCGCTCCGTGTGCATCTTCCGGGAGGCCACTGCCCAGCGGGTGCGGGACCTGCACCGCCTGCAGAACGCAGCCTCGGAGCTGCTGAGACTCTACCGGACTCACGAACCCCTCTCCGGCCGGCTCGGCTTCCTGTCCGAGCAGCAGGCgcagctgctgcagggcaggatAGACTTTGTTCACAAGCACATTTTGCACTGCAAAGCCATGGCCACTTCACTGTGA